A single Thermus albus DNA region contains:
- a CDS encoding ABC transporter permease, with protein sequence MRGLRLQLWQSGLLLIFLVWWEWASRTDRLDPFFFSKPSDIAGRIWRWLSTGEIYPHLYITTLEMVLAFFFGTLLGVVLGLWLALAPSVAAVLDPYIKALNAIPRVVLAPIFTLWFGLGVLSKVALGITLVFFVAFFNTYQGVKEVSPVILQNARLLGARSGHLLAHVYLPAAASWIFSSLRTSIGFAVIGAVVGEYLGSAAGLGYVIAQAEGVFDTTGVFAGMVVLMVFVLVLDALVGQVEKRLVRWHPKAEGGQG encoded by the coding sequence ATGCGGGGGCTTAGGCTACAGCTTTGGCAGTCAGGCTTGCTCCTTATCTTCCTGGTTTGGTGGGAGTGGGCCTCGAGGACCGACCGCCTGGACCCCTTCTTCTTCTCAAAACCCTCGGATATTGCTGGAAGGATCTGGCGCTGGCTCAGCACAGGGGAGATCTACCCCCACCTCTACATCACCACCCTGGAAATGGTCTTGGCCTTTTTCTTCGGAACCCTCCTTGGGGTGGTCCTAGGGCTTTGGCTGGCCCTGGCCCCCAGCGTGGCCGCGGTCCTGGACCCTTACATCAAGGCCTTGAACGCCATTCCCCGGGTGGTCCTGGCCCCCATCTTCACCCTCTGGTTCGGCCTAGGGGTGCTCTCCAAGGTGGCCTTGGGCATCACCCTGGTCTTCTTCGTGGCCTTCTTCAACACCTACCAGGGGGTCAAGGAGGTGAGCCCCGTAATCCTACAGAATGCTCGGCTTCTCGGGGCCCGGTCTGGTCATCTTCTTGCCCACGTATACCTCCCGGCCGCAGCCAGCTGGATCTTCTCCAGCCTGAGAACCTCTATTGGCTTCGCGGTGATCGGGGCCGTGGTGGGGGAGTACCTGGGGAGCGCCGCCGGCTTAGGCTACGTCATCGCCCAGGCGGAAGGGGTCTTCGACACCACGGGGGTGTTCGCTGGCATGGTGGTGCTGATGGTTTTCGTGCTGGTCTTGGATGCCCTGGTGGGCCAGGTGGAAAAACGGCTGGTCCGCTGGCACCCCAAGGCGGAAGGAGGACAAGGATAA
- a CDS encoding ABC transporter substrate-binding protein, which yields MRKALVTALVSLLTLASPLAGAQTGPKRVILGVGGKTAVVYLPLTVVERLGFFKEEGLDVVIQDLQAGSRALQALVGGSVEVVMGFYDHTIQMQAQGRDIVAFVQVGRYPAIVLGVRTDLADQVRSIADLKGRKVGVTAPGSSTHFFLNYLLVKNGLRPTDISAIGVSVGAQAVAAVQNRQVDAISNVEPAITLLEERGLIKVLADTRSTKGTREVLGGEYPAAVLYTTRAWLERNPDTAQRLVNAMVRGLRWMQGKTPEEIAAVLPEEYFLGDRALYLKVLKNSLEAFSPTGRFSDTAPLRPLTVLSAFDPNVARAKIDLKRTYTNEFVDRVPKR from the coding sequence ATGCGAAAGGCGTTGGTGACGGCGTTGGTAAGCCTGTTGACCTTGGCTTCACCCTTGGCTGGGGCCCAGACGGGCCCCAAGCGGGTGATCCTGGGGGTGGGGGGAAAGACGGCGGTGGTTTACCTACCCCTCACCGTGGTGGAACGCCTGGGCTTCTTCAAGGAGGAGGGCCTGGACGTGGTGATCCAGGACCTGCAGGCGGGCTCGAGGGCCCTCCAGGCCCTGGTGGGAGGGAGCGTGGAGGTGGTGATGGGCTTCTACGACCACACCATCCAGATGCAGGCCCAGGGGCGGGATATCGTGGCCTTCGTTCAGGTGGGGCGGTACCCGGCCATCGTCCTCGGGGTGCGTACGGACCTGGCAGACCAGGTGCGGAGCATCGCCGACCTCAAGGGCCGGAAGGTGGGGGTCACGGCCCCGGGTAGCTCCACGCACTTTTTCCTCAACTACCTCCTGGTAAAAAACGGGCTTAGGCCCACGGATATATCGGCGATCGGGGTTTCCGTGGGCGCCCAGGCGGTGGCAGCGGTGCAAAACCGCCAGGTGGATGCCATCTCCAACGTGGAGCCCGCGATAACCCTCTTAGAGGAACGGGGCCTCATCAAGGTGCTGGCGGATACCCGTAGCACCAAGGGTACGCGGGAGGTACTGGGAGGAGAATACCCTGCCGCCGTCCTCTACACCACCCGGGCATGGTTGGAGCGCAACCCCGACACCGCCCAGCGCCTGGTAAACGCCATGGTGCGGGGCCTGAGGTGGATGCAGGGCAAGACCCCTGAGGAAATCGCCGCCGTACTGCCGGAGGAGTATTTCCTGGGCGACCGGGCCCTGTACCTCAAGGTCCTCAAAAACTCCTTGGAAGCCTTCTCGCCCACGGGGCGGTTCAGCGATACTGCTCCCCTACGGCCTCTTACCGTACTTTCCGCTTTTGACCCCAACGTGGCCCGGGCCAAGATCGACCTCAAGCGCACCTACACCAACGAGTTCGTGGACCGGGTGCCCAAGCGCTAG
- a CDS encoding TRAP transporter substrate-binding protein — protein MRSLLVGLVVWVVAAQAQTWNMATPYPPANFHTQNIQQFVKEVEEATGGRLKITVHPGGSLFPHPQILPAVRNGQVQMGEVLMSLLANENPLFNLDSIPFVATSYEEARRLYQAQRPEVEKWLAQRGVVFLYAVPWPPQGLYTKRPVNSGADLKGMRFRAYNPATARLAELLGMSPVQVEAADIPQAFATGIVEAMITSPVTGVDSQAWDFARYFYDVKAWIPKNMVVIGRRAFESLSAQDREALLQAAKRAEERGWRLSQEQEEKALQTLASRGLQVVKPSPALLADLKKVGQTMILEWQRQAGATGVKVYRQYLGR, from the coding sequence ATGCGGAGCCTGTTGGTAGGCCTTGTCGTATGGGTAGTAGCGGCCCAAGCCCAGACCTGGAACATGGCCACCCCCTATCCCCCGGCCAACTTCCACACGCAAAACATCCAGCAGTTCGTCAAGGAGGTGGAGGAAGCCACGGGAGGGCGGCTAAAGATCACTGTCCACCCCGGCGGTTCCCTCTTCCCCCATCCCCAGATCCTGCCGGCGGTGAGGAACGGGCAGGTGCAGATGGGGGAGGTGCTCATGTCCCTTCTGGCCAATGAAAACCCCCTCTTCAACCTGGACTCCATCCCCTTCGTGGCCACCAGCTACGAGGAGGCGCGCCGGCTCTACCAGGCCCAGCGTCCGGAGGTGGAGAAGTGGCTGGCGCAACGGGGCGTGGTCTTTCTTTACGCGGTACCCTGGCCACCCCAGGGGCTCTACACCAAACGGCCTGTAAACTCAGGGGCAGATCTGAAAGGCATGCGCTTCCGGGCTTACAACCCGGCCACCGCCCGGCTGGCGGAGCTTCTTGGCATGTCCCCGGTCCAGGTGGAGGCCGCCGACATCCCCCAGGCCTTCGCCACCGGGATCGTGGAAGCCATGATCACCTCCCCGGTAACAGGGGTAGATAGCCAGGCCTGGGACTTCGCCCGCTACTTCTACGACGTGAAGGCCTGGATACCCAAGAACATGGTGGTCATCGGCCGGAGGGCCTTTGAAAGCCTTTCCGCCCAAGACCGGGAAGCCCTGTTGCAGGCGGCCAAGCGGGCAGAGGAGCGGGGCTGGCGGCTGAGCCAGGAACAGGAGGAAAAGGCCCTTCAGACCCTGGCGAGCCGGGGTCTGCAGGTGGTCAAGCCCTCCCCTGCCCTGCTGGCCGACCTCAAGAAGGTAGGACAGACCATGATCCTGGAATGGCAAAGGCAGGCCGGGGCCACGGGGGTAAAGGTCTACCGGCAGTACCTGGGGCGATGA
- a CDS encoding TRAP transporter small permease, giving the protein MSLLRKVLEGLFRLSELLAALMGLFILLVILAQVAGRYVGFVVPSALEMAGFATAGLIFLGLAPTLRAGGHIRVRLLLEKLPKPAKRWAESMALGLGFLATLYATWQAWLRVGESYRYGDLAPGLLPLPLWLPQSFLAVGLTFFTLALLELGLKTWKGEEG; this is encoded by the coding sequence ATGAGCCTGTTGAGGAAGGTCCTCGAGGGCCTCTTCCGCCTATCCGAGCTCCTTGCAGCCCTTATGGGGCTCTTCATCCTCCTGGTGATCCTGGCCCAGGTGGCGGGGCGGTATGTGGGCTTCGTGGTGCCCTCGGCCTTGGAGATGGCAGGGTTCGCCACGGCTGGGCTCATCTTCCTGGGCCTTGCCCCCACCCTGAGGGCCGGGGGGCATATCCGGGTGCGGCTTTTGCTGGAGAAGTTGCCGAAGCCGGCAAAGCGGTGGGCGGAGTCCATGGCTCTGGGGCTCGGGTTTCTCGCCACCCTTTACGCCACCTGGCAAGCCTGGCTTAGGGTGGGGGAAAGCTACCGCTACGGGGACCTGGCCCCGGGACTCCTTCCCCTACCCCTTTGGCTGCCGCAAAGCTTCCTGGCAGTGGGCCTCACCTTCTTCACCCTAGCCCTCCTGGAGTTGGGTCTGAAAACGTGGAAGGGAGAGGAGGGATGA
- a CDS encoding TRAP transporter large permease: protein MNLLGESFILVGLLLLLLALGVHVGLTLLLVGMAGLAFFTSAPVGPNLATALWTSTSGWSLAALPLFVWMGEILYRSRLAQGLFQGLSPLLSRLPGGLLHVNVVASALFAAVIGSSAATTATVGRFTLPELLHRGYPKPLALGSLAGAGTLGFLIPPSVIMIVYGVMAEVSVARLFMAGVVPGAVLTLLFMLLVAIMALRHRKELPREPRKPLAQVLAGLLGVFPVLFLILLVLGSIYLGVATPTEAAAIGVAGSLLLAGLNRELSPRMFWESLMGAIRTTSMIGLILAGAGVLTLAMGFTGIPRALAAWAVEAGITPVALIFFLSLVYIVLGWFLDGISIVVLTISVILPVVKAIGVDPLWFGVYLVIMVELAQITPPVGFNLFVIQSLTGEDLFHIARYALPFMGVLLLVVVLLVAFPGMALWLPRTMTGG, encoded by the coding sequence ATGAACCTCTTAGGGGAGAGTTTCATCCTGGTGGGCCTTCTCTTGCTTCTCCTGGCCTTGGGCGTCCATGTGGGCCTGACCCTCCTGCTGGTGGGAATGGCTGGGCTGGCTTTTTTTACCTCCGCCCCGGTGGGACCCAACCTGGCCACCGCCCTTTGGACCTCCACCTCGGGCTGGAGCCTAGCCGCCTTACCCCTGTTTGTTTGGATGGGGGAAATCCTCTACCGCTCCCGGCTGGCCCAGGGGCTTTTCCAGGGGCTTAGCCCCCTTCTTTCCCGCCTCCCGGGAGGGCTTCTCCACGTGAACGTGGTGGCCAGCGCCCTTTTTGCCGCCGTCATCGGCTCCTCCGCCGCCACCACCGCCACCGTGGGCCGCTTCACCCTACCGGAGCTGCTACACCGCGGCTATCCCAAGCCCCTGGCCCTGGGTTCCCTGGCGGGGGCCGGAACCCTGGGCTTCCTCATCCCTCCCAGCGTCATCATGATTGTCTACGGGGTTATGGCCGAGGTCTCCGTAGCCCGCCTATTCATGGCGGGGGTGGTACCGGGAGCGGTCCTAACCTTGCTTTTTATGCTTCTGGTAGCCATTATGGCCCTTCGCCACCGCAAGGAACTTCCCCGGGAGCCCCGGAAACCTCTGGCCCAGGTCCTGGCCGGCCTCCTGGGTGTTTTTCCCGTGCTCTTCCTCATCCTCTTGGTCTTAGGCTCCATCTACCTAGGGGTAGCCACCCCCACGGAAGCAGCGGCCATCGGTGTGGCGGGGTCCCTCCTCCTGGCGGGGCTAAACCGGGAACTGTCCCCCAGGATGTTTTGGGAAAGCCTAATGGGGGCCATCCGCACCACCAGCATGATCGGCCTGATCCTGGCGGGCGCGGGGGTCCTGACCCTGGCCATGGGCTTCACCGGCATCCCCCGGGCCCTGGCCGCTTGGGCGGTGGAGGCAGGGATTACCCCCGTGGCCCTCATCTTCTTCCTGAGCCTGGTCTACATCGTTTTGGGTTGGTTCTTGGACGGCATTTCCATAGTGGTCCTCACCATCAGCGTGATCCTGCCCGTGGTGAAGGCCATCGGGGTAGACCCCTTGTGGTTTGGGGTCTATCTGGTCATCATGGTGGAACTGGCCCAGATCACACCCCCGGTGGGTTTCAACCTCTTCGTCATTCAGTCCCTAACCGGGGAGGACCTCTTCCACATCGCCCGCTACGCCCTGCCTTTCATGGGAGTACTTCTCCTGGTGGTGGTCCTCCTGGTGGCCTTTCCGGGGATGGCCCTTTGGCTACCCCGCACCATGACGGGGGGATAG
- a CDS encoding MBL fold metallo-hydrolase: MEVIPFWTGFPGKTQRGYLGASSAYVVQAAKTVLYDTLGFAEREGLYGRLEALGIPPETVEVVVISHLHFDHAANLDLFPWAEVVLHRLELAHAEEVAKNPMADPACLYSSLYLLDHFHLKVVSGEREILPGLRLIHLPGHTPGLVGLEVEGVGVLASDAVKSRFDLEGPPALPCWNPQLALESRARILRYHRLFPGHDVPLVRKGNSFVPEARAELSLFHGEGEVKLSL, from the coding sequence ATGGAGGTTATCCCTTTTTGGACGGGATTTCCTGGGAAAACCCAGCGCGGCTACCTGGGCGCCTCCAGTGCGTACGTGGTCCAGGCCGCGAAGACCGTCCTCTACGATACCCTGGGCTTTGCGGAGAGGGAAGGGCTTTATGGGCGCCTCGAGGCCCTCGGCATACCTCCCGAAACCGTGGAGGTAGTGGTCATAAGCCACCTGCACTTTGACCATGCAGCTAACCTAGACCTCTTCCCCTGGGCGGAGGTGGTCCTTCACCGTCTTGAGTTGGCCCACGCAGAAGAGGTGGCCAAGAACCCCATGGCGGACCCCGCCTGCCTATATAGTTCCCTCTATCTTCTTGACCATTTCCACCTAAAGGTGGTGTCGGGTGAACGGGAGATCCTTCCTGGCCTTCGCCTTATTCACCTTCCTGGACACACCCCTGGGCTGGTGGGCCTCGAGGTGGAGGGCGTGGGTGTCCTAGCAAGCGATGCCGTTAAAAGCCGCTTTGACCTGGAAGGCCCTCCGGCGCTCCCCTGTTGGAACCCCCAACTAGCCCTTGAGAGCCGGGCGCGTATTCTTCGGTACCACCGCCTCTTTCCTGGGCATGACGTCCCCTTGGTACGGAAGGGGAACTCCTTTGTACCGGAAGCCAGGGCTGAGCTTAGCCTCTTCCACGGGGAAGGGGAGGTTAAGCTTTCCCTGTGA
- a CDS encoding LamB/YcsF family protein: MFVDLNADAGESYGAFTYGHDREIFPLVTSVNLACGFHGGSPARIREAVALAKAHGVAVGAHPGFPDLVGFGRREMALSPEEVYADVLYQMGALYAFLRAEGLRLHHVKPHGALYLKACRDRETARAIAEAVKTFDPEVPLVVLPGTVYEEEARGAGLRVVLEAFPERAYLKSGQLAPRSLPGSWISDPEEAARRALRMVLEGKVEALDGGEVEVRAETLCIHGDNPNAPLVAKAVRRALEEAGIEVRAF, translated from the coding sequence GTGTTCGTCGATCTCAACGCGGATGCCGGAGAGTCCTACGGGGCCTTCACCTACGGGCACGACCGGGAGATCTTCCCCCTGGTAACCTCGGTGAACCTGGCCTGCGGCTTCCATGGGGGAAGCCCCGCCCGCATCCGGGAGGCGGTGGCCCTGGCCAAGGCCCACGGGGTGGCGGTGGGCGCCCACCCGGGCTTCCCGGACCTGGTGGGCTTCGGTCGCAGGGAGATGGCCCTAAGCCCCGAGGAGGTGTACGCGGATGTCCTCTACCAGATGGGGGCCCTTTACGCCTTCCTGCGGGCGGAGGGCCTAAGGCTTCACCACGTGAAGCCCCACGGAGCCCTTTACCTCAAGGCCTGCCGGGACCGGGAAACTGCCCGGGCCATCGCCGAGGCGGTGAAGACCTTTGACCCGGAGGTTCCCCTGGTGGTGCTTCCCGGCACCGTATATGAGGAAGAGGCCAGGGGGGCGGGGCTAAGGGTGGTCCTCGAGGCCTTCCCCGAACGGGCGTACCTGAAAAGCGGCCAGCTGGCCCCCCGCTCCCTGCCAGGAAGCTGGATCAGCGATCCAGAAGAAGCTGCCCGGCGAGCCCTCAGGATGGTTTTGGAAGGGAAGGTGGAAGCCCTAGACGGCGGGGAGGTGGAGGTCCGAGCGGAAACCCTCTGCATCCACGGGGACAACCCCAACGCCCCCCTGGTGGCCAAGGCCGTGCGCAGGGCCCTGGAGGAGGCGGGGATAGAGGTTAGGGCCTTTTGA
- the ppdK gene encoding pyruvate, phosphate dikinase translates to MKGTRVYLLSEARGLSRDLLGGKGFGLVEMARAGLPVPPALIITTEACRLFLREGAVPGLWEEVRAKMAALEGLVGKRFGKGEGNTPPLLVSVRSGAPVSMPGMMDTILNLGLTLEGVESLARASGNPRFAWDTFRRLLAMYGEVVLGEKAEVFEGLLSALKEKRGVQSDAELTAEDLEALSFRYLRHLEERGTPFPLDPWLQLEGAIEAVFRSWSNPRAKAYRRIYGIPEDLGTAVVVQAMVYGNLGEDSGTGVGFTRNPATGEKGLYGEYLRNAQGEDVVAGIRTPEPLSRLREYAPELYREIERVADLLERHFRDMQDFEFTVERGRLYLLQTRSGKRTAQAAVRIAVEMAEEGLISKEEAVLRVEANALPGLLKPAVDRNNAPEPILKGLPASPGAAVGHVVFSNEGAERYTAQGLPTILVRPETTPEDITGMYLSKGILTARGGLTSHAAVVARGLGVPAVVGAEGLRVAPEEGRAWVDGLEIREGDLLTLDGSTGEVFLGAVPLAEAAGEELLQKLLSWAEPHRTLGVRANADTPSDAERARAFGAEGIGLCRTEHMFFQEERLPWVRRLILARTPEEEAEALERLYAFQKEDFKAILRAMDGLPVTVRLLDPPLHEFLPPLEELRERAEAGDEEAKALGERAKALSEQNPMLGFRGIRLLLLRPGIFRMQLKALLEATKELREEGFDPRPEVMIPLVADPKEVERARTLAEELFQEYGPIPFGTMMETPRAALLASEIAPLVDFFSFGTNDLTQMAFGLSRDDAGKFLPQYVEEGLFPFDPTERLDEKGVGRLIRMAVEEGRRANPRLKVGLCGEHGGEARSVAFVVDFLDYTSASPFRVLTARLAAAQEGLRTSRAEAGEAFAP, encoded by the coding sequence GTGAAGGGGACACGGGTGTATCTGCTTTCCGAGGCCCGGGGCCTTTCCCGGGACCTCTTGGGGGGAAAGGGGTTTGGGCTCGTGGAGATGGCCCGGGCGGGGCTTCCCGTTCCCCCGGCTCTCATCATCACCACGGAGGCTTGCCGCCTTTTCTTGCGGGAGGGGGCCGTCCCTGGTCTATGGGAGGAGGTCCGGGCTAAGATGGCGGCCCTCGAGGGCCTGGTAGGGAAACGCTTCGGCAAAGGGGAGGGGAATACCCCTCCCCTTCTGGTTTCCGTGCGGAGCGGGGCCCCGGTGTCCATGCCCGGGATGATGGACACCATCCTCAACCTGGGCCTGACCCTGGAGGGGGTGGAAAGCCTGGCCCGGGCTTCAGGGAACCCCCGCTTCGCCTGGGACACCTTCCGCCGGCTGCTTGCCATGTATGGGGAGGTGGTCTTGGGGGAAAAGGCCGAGGTGTTTGAGGGCCTGCTTTCCGCCTTAAAGGAGAAGCGGGGCGTGCAAAGCGACGCCGAGCTTACCGCCGAGGACCTCGAGGCCCTTTCCTTCCGCTACCTGCGCCACCTGGAGGAACGGGGTACCCCCTTCCCCCTGGACCCCTGGCTCCAGCTAGAGGGGGCTATAGAGGCGGTCTTCCGTAGCTGGTCCAACCCCAGGGCCAAGGCCTACCGCCGTATCTACGGCATTCCGGAGGACCTAGGCACCGCGGTGGTGGTCCAGGCCATGGTCTACGGGAACCTGGGGGAGGACTCGGGGACGGGGGTGGGCTTTACCCGTAACCCCGCCACCGGGGAAAAGGGCCTTTACGGGGAGTACCTGAGGAACGCCCAGGGGGAGGATGTGGTGGCGGGGATCCGCACCCCCGAGCCCCTTAGCCGCTTGCGGGAATATGCCCCCGAGCTCTACCGGGAGATTGAAAGGGTAGCGGATCTTTTGGAACGCCATTTCCGCGACATGCAGGACTTTGAGTTCACGGTGGAGCGTGGGCGCTTGTACCTTCTCCAGACCCGCTCGGGCAAGCGCACGGCCCAGGCGGCGGTCCGTATCGCCGTGGAGATGGCGGAGGAGGGTCTCATCAGCAAGGAAGAGGCCGTGCTTCGGGTGGAAGCCAACGCCCTCCCTGGCCTCCTCAAGCCTGCGGTGGACCGGAATAACGCCCCAGAGCCCATCCTAAAGGGGCTTCCCGCCAGCCCTGGGGCCGCGGTGGGGCACGTGGTTTTCAGCAACGAAGGGGCGGAGCGCTACACGGCCCAGGGGTTGCCCACCATCCTGGTGCGCCCGGAAACCACCCCCGAGGACATCACCGGCATGTACCTTTCCAAGGGAATCCTCACCGCCCGGGGGGGCCTCACCTCCCATGCGGCGGTGGTGGCCCGGGGCCTGGGGGTGCCGGCGGTGGTGGGGGCGGAGGGCCTGAGGGTGGCCCCGGAGGAGGGCCGGGCCTGGGTGGACGGTCTTGAGATCCGGGAGGGGGACCTCCTCACCCTGGATGGAAGCACCGGGGAGGTCTTCCTGGGGGCGGTGCCCTTGGCTGAGGCGGCGGGTGAGGAACTTTTGCAGAAGCTCCTTTCCTGGGCTGAACCCCACCGCACCTTGGGGGTTAGGGCCAACGCTGACACCCCTTCGGATGCGGAAAGGGCCCGAGCCTTTGGGGCTGAAGGGATCGGCCTCTGCCGCACGGAGCACATGTTCTTTCAGGAGGAGCGCCTGCCCTGGGTGAGGCGGCTTATCCTGGCCCGTACCCCGGAGGAGGAGGCCGAGGCCTTAGAGAGGCTTTATGCCTTCCAAAAGGAAGATTTTAAGGCCATCTTGAGGGCCATGGATGGCCTGCCTGTGACCGTGCGCCTTTTGGACCCTCCCCTCCACGAGTTCCTGCCACCCTTAGAGGAGCTTCGGGAAAGGGCCGAGGCCGGGGATGAGGAGGCTAAGGCTCTTGGGGAAAGGGCCAAGGCCCTATCGGAGCAGAATCCCATGCTGGGCTTCCGGGGAATCCGCCTTCTCCTCCTGAGGCCCGGTATTTTCCGCATGCAACTCAAGGCCCTCTTGGAGGCGACCAAGGAGCTGAGGGAGGAGGGTTTTGACCCCCGGCCCGAGGTCATGATTCCCCTGGTGGCCGACCCCAAGGAGGTGGAACGGGCTAGGACCTTGGCCGAAGAGCTTTTCCAGGAGTACGGCCCCATCCCCTTCGGCACCATGATGGAAACCCCAAGGGCCGCCCTTCTGGCCTCGGAGATCGCTCCTTTGGTGGACTTCTTCAGCTTCGGTACCAACGACCTCACCCAGATGGCCTTTGGCCTCTCCCGGGACGATGCCGGCAAGTTCCTGCCCCAGTACGTGGAAGAAGGCCTGTTTCCCTTTGACCCCACCGAGCGCCTGGACGAAAAGGGGGTGGGAAGGCTGATAAGGATGGCCGTGGAGGAGGGAAGGCGGGCTAACCCCAGGCTCAAGGTGGGCCTTTGCGGGGAGCATGGGGGGGAGGCCCGGAGCGTGGCCTTTGTGGTGGATTTTTTGGACTACACCTCGGCAAGCCCCTTTAGGGTGCTCACGGCCCGCCTGGCGGCGGCCCAGGAGGGGCTTCGGACCTCGAGGGCCGAGGCGGGTGAGGCGTTTGCTCCTTAA
- a CDS encoding pyridoxal phosphate-dependent aminotransferase — protein sequence MEGVLGDVLTPIHGGPDGGPEPLHDFSTNVNALGPNPVILEYLRRADPSRYPDPLYRRLHRLLAESHGVPETHVAVGTGTSELIHRLVRWNFLRGPILLLQPTFSEYARAARALDLPLWETESPEEFLRLLPRSSLAFLCVPNNPTGEVYPFLEEAATRAGGALVLDLAYYPLLETPIPLPQNAWRLYSPNKAHGLTGVRAGYLVAALDLTPFRNLAPSWPVSVYGEALLEGHLDPEAQAWLDRAKAELHRLRRLLAQRLRELGLEVRESPTNFLLVRVGQATEVARKLREKGIRVRDATSFGLPEWLRLSAQREEAIEALVSMLSQV from the coding sequence ATGGAAGGCGTGCTGGGAGACGTGCTAACGCCTATCCACGGGGGACCCGATGGAGGCCCCGAGCCCCTCCACGACTTCTCCACCAACGTCAATGCCTTAGGGCCCAATCCGGTAATCCTGGAATACCTACGGCGGGCCGATCCCAGCCGCTACCCGGACCCCCTCTACAGGAGGCTCCACCGCCTGCTGGCGGAAAGCCACGGGGTCCCGGAAACCCACGTGGCCGTGGGCACGGGCACCAGCGAACTCATCCACCGCCTGGTCCGTTGGAACTTCCTAAGAGGCCCCATTCTCCTCCTTCAGCCCACCTTCAGCGAGTACGCCCGGGCCGCCCGGGCCTTGGACCTGCCCCTTTGGGAAACGGAAAGCCCCGAGGAGTTCCTTCGGCTCTTACCCAGAAGCTCCTTGGCCTTCCTCTGCGTGCCCAACAACCCCACGGGGGAGGTCTACCCCTTTCTGGAGGAGGCCGCAACCAGGGCCGGGGGAGCCCTGGTGCTGGACCTGGCCTACTACCCGTTGTTGGAAACCCCTATTCCCCTACCCCAAAACGCCTGGCGGCTCTATAGCCCCAACAAGGCCCATGGCCTCACGGGAGTGCGGGCGGGGTACCTGGTGGCCGCCTTGGACCTTACCCCCTTTCGTAACCTGGCCCCCTCCTGGCCGGTTTCCGTGTATGGGGAGGCCCTTTTAGAGGGGCACCTGGACCCCGAGGCCCAGGCGTGGTTGGACAGGGCTAAGGCCGAGCTCCACCGCTTGCGGCGCCTCCTGGCCCAGAGGCTTCGGGAACTGGGCCTCGAGGTGCGGGAAAGCCCCACCAACTTCCTCCTGGTGCGGGTGGGCCAGGCCACGGAGGTGGCCCGGAAACTTCGGGAAAAGGGGATAAGGGTGCGGGACGCCACCAGCTTCGGCCTGCCGGAGTGGCTGAGGCTTTCCGCCCAAAGGGAGGAGGCCATCGAGGCCCTGGTGTCCATGTTGTCCCAAGTATAG